The Oncorhynchus tshawytscha isolate Ot180627B linkage group LG18, Otsh_v2.0, whole genome shotgun sequence genome has a window encoding:
- the LOC112218060 gene encoding 5-hydroxytryptamine receptor 1E-like — MEMERYHGDSSTGPNITNSTGAPASALPAVLVTDRMVVLVVLLGLLTLLTALVNGAVITAICTTKKLHLPANYLICSLAFTDFLVSILVMPVSILYIATETWSLGQVVCEAWLSVDMTCCTCSILHLCVIALDRYWAITKAIEYARKRSARRAAVMVGIIWVISVFISIPPLFWRYRPGSHGPKQCIIQHNHVGYTIYSTFGAFYIPMTLILILYYRIYNAAKTLYQKRVSSRHLSSQNSLNHCRVAHTFCVSDLSTSDPTLEFDRLNVTIRIPSFETEMEAADERHQICTSRERKAARILGLILGAFILCWMPFFLKELLVGLQVITATPHVSDFLTWLGYFNSLINPLLYTSFNEDFKLAFKKLLRRKEHA; from the coding sequence ATGGAGATGGAAAGGTACCATGGGGACAGCTCCACAGGGCCCAACATCACCAACAGCACAGGAGCCCCAGCCAGCGCTCTCCCAGCGGTGCTGGTTACAGACAGGATGGTGGTGCTGGTAGTTCTACTAGggctcctcaccctcctcactgCGCTGGTCAACGGTGCCGTCATCACAGCCATCTGCACCACCAAGAAGCTCCACCTACCTGCCAACTACCTCATCTGCTCGCTGGCGTTCACAGACTTTCTGGTGTCTATCCTGGTGATGCCAGTCAGCATCCTCTACATCGCCACAGAGACCTGGTCATTGGGCCAGGTGGTGTGTGAGGCCTGGCTGAGCGTGGACATGACTTGCTGCACCTGCTCCATCCTGCACCTGTGTGTCATAGCGCTGGACCGCTACTGGGCTATCACCAAGGCCATCGAGTACGCCCGCAAGAGGTCGGCCCGCCGGGCAGCTGTCATGGTGGGCATCATCTGGGTCATCTCAGTCTTCATATCTATACCGCCCCTCTTCTGGAGATACAGGCCCGGTAGCCATGGCCCAAAACAGTGCATCATACAGCACAACCATGTGGGCTACACCATTTACTCCACTTTTGGGGCATTTTACATCCCCATGACCCTTATTCTCATATTGTACTATAGGATTTACAATGCCGCAAAGACACTTTACCAGAAACGGGTCTCGTCGCGGCACCTGAGCAGCCAGAACTCTCTAAACCACTGCCGTGTGGCACACACCTTCTGTGTATCGGACCTGTCCACCTCGGACCCCACTCTGGAGTTTGACAGGCTCAATGTCACCATCCGTATCCCCTCAtttgagacagagatggaggcgGCAGATGAGAGGCACCAGATCTGTACCTCCCGGGAGAGGAAGGCAGCACGTATCCTGGGCCTCATCCTCGGGGCTTTTATCCTCTGCTGGATGCCTTTCTTTCTGAAGGAGCTTCTTGTAGGCTTACAGGTCATAACTGCCACGCCACATGTATCTGACTTCTTAACCTGGCTGGGCTACTTCAACTCACTCATTAACCCTCTCCTTTACACCAGCTTCAATGAGGATTTTAAGTTGGCCTTTAAGAAACTGCTCAGACGAAAGGAGCATGCATAG